Part of the Methanothermobacter sp. MT-2 genome is shown below.
CTCTCGCATTAAAATCTGAAAACTCACCCCTTATCTCATATACAGAATCCGGAATCTCTGGGAAACCCCTCCACTCCTTACTCGTAACAGAGAAAACTTCTCTCATAGCATCCTGGGCCTTAAGATTACCTTCCTCCCTAACAACCCTCCTATATTCATTCTCAACTCTAGCCTCACCATCCTTTATCTGACGAAGTATCATATAAACAGCCAAAAGCACATCAATAGGATTAAAACCCGCTATAACCTGGGGTATCCCATAATCCCTAGAAAATGGAATATAAGGCCTCGTACCTATTATAGTGGAAACATGTCCGGGTTCTATAAGACCATTCAAATTCACCTCCCCAGATTCTATGAGAAACCTCAAAGCCGGAGGTATAAGACGATGACATGAAAGAACAGAAAAATTATCAGGCGGCCCTGCCAAAATCTCAGATGCAGTTGTGGGTGCTGTTGTCTCAAAACCAGCCGCCATAAAAACAACCTCACCATCAACCTTTCTTGCAATCTCAACAGCATTATTCACACCATAAACTATCCTAACATCA
Proteins encoded:
- a CDS encoding hydrogenase expression/formation protein HypD — its product is MKDLSREIVSKINRISQPVKIMHVCGSHEHTIMQHGIRSLLPEEVEVVAGPGCPVCCVPAREIDECVELARQGVIITTFGDMLRVPGSNGSLADAKAEGADVRIVYGVNNAVEIARKVDGEVVFMAAGFETTAPTTASEILAGPPDNFSVLSCHRLIPPALRFLIESGEVNLNGLIEPGHVSTIIGTRPYIPFSRDYGIPQVIAGFNPIDVLLAVYMILRQIKDGEARVENEYRRVVREEGNLKAQDAMREVFSVTSKEWRGFPEIPDSVYEIRGEFSDFNAREKFDIEVEDVVDCPTGCICGAVLRGVARPEDCVLFRSECTPTSPVGACMVSREGTCNIAYRYSSF